From Cryptococcus neoformans var. neoformans B-3501A chromosome 6, whole genome shotgun sequence, the proteins below share one genomic window:
- a CDS encoding hypothetical protein (HMMPfam hit to CLN3, CLN3 protein, score: 149.2, E(): 9e-42), whose protein sequence is MDKDNQALDELPMMTGSKHANKRLFAAFMIFGLLNNVLYVIILSAALDLVSADTPKGVVALFNIFPALITKVVWPLLSNGKIRYTRRVGFCTICSWFGIITIALSSSLSPRLLGISLASLSSGMGELTFLQLTTTLPTEATSKTALGAWSSGTGFAGVAGAGIWWLLRGLGVKGGLGLSSFLPLFFPITYKYILPPFSHLEASSDSSPYQRLPTSSSLSNNNNFRPPAILISVPSSEYVPQHTPLLSSGFIDRDRDRNRDGEELTDGDKRLMGMRASRLTTQEKMKLLRPLVVRYMLPLCAVYVEEYVINSGVAPTLVFPLPTYGLWSWLFKSPRDYYPFWSLTYQTFVFLSRSSLSLGLPPIPKRLLPLPAIIQFLVLSLLFLQAKTFFFSSPAYTPPADGDGGVDRSITIVFLLICLEGLCGGSGYVNTFYHVGREGSSVSENYDADGENEMGGDRRTLNVTEMEKKAMEREFRIGAVGAADSTGILFASLISMPLEIALCRSQVDQGRTMCREL, encoded by the exons ATGGATAAAGATAATCAAGCATTGGATGAACTGCCGATGATGACAGGGTCGAAACATGCAAACAAGCGGTTATTTGCTGCGTTCATGATATTCGGTCTTTTAAACAATG TCCTGTACGTGATCATCTTATCAGCAGCGTTGGACCTCGTATCGGCCGATACTCCCAAAGGTGTTGTCGCGCTGttcaacatcttccctGCGTTGATCACCAAAGTTGTCTGGCCATTGCTCTCAAATGGAAAGATTAGGTATACTAGGAGAGTGGGGTTTTGTACAATTTGTAGCTGGTTTGGTATAATA ACAATCGCATTATCCTCATCTCTATCTCCACGTCTCCTCGGGATATCCCTAGCCTCATTATCCTCCGGTATGGGAGAACTCACCTTCCTACAACTCACGACCACCCTCCCTACTGAGGCAACGTCCAAGACGGCTTTGGGAGCATGGTCTAGCGGAACCGGGTTTGCGGGTGTAGCAGGTGCAGGGATATGGTGGTTGTTAAGAGGCTTGGGTGTGAAAGGTGGGTTGGGATTGTCTAGT TTTTTACCATTGTTTTTCCCAATTACATACAAATACATCCTGCCTCCCTTTTCTCATCTTGAGGCTTCTTCAGACTCATCTCCTTATCAACGGcttccaacatcttcatcattatCGAATAATAACAATTTTCGGCCTCCTGCAATCCTCATCTCAGTGCCATCATCCGAGTATGTCCCACAACATACGCCTCTCTTATCTTCCGGGTTTATCGATCGAGACAGAGACAGGAAcagggatggagaggaattAACAGATGGGGATAAGAGATTAATGGGAATGAGAGCTTCAAGGTTGACGACAcaggaaaagatgaagtTGCTGCGACCATTGGTGGTGAGATACATGCTTCCGCTTTGTGCAGTTTACGTGGAGGAATATGTCATCAACTCT GGAGTAGCACCTACGCTGGTTTTTCCATTGCCAACGTACGGACTTTGGTCGTGGCTCTTCAAATCTCCTCGTGATTACTATCCTTTTTGGTCACTTACCT ACCAAacttttgtttttctttcccgctcatccctctccctcggcCTACCGCCTATACCCAAACGACTTCTCCCTTTACCGGCTATCATCCAATTCCTAgtcctttcccttctttttcttcaagcGAAGAcgtttttcttctcctcccccgCTTACACTCCTCCAGCAgacggagatggtggggtGGATAGAAGTATTACAATTGTTTTCTTATTAATTTGTTTGGAAGGGCTGTGTGGTGGGAGTGGGTATGTCAACACGTTTTACCACGTGGGCAGAGAAGGCAGCAGTGTCAGTGAAAACTATGACGCTGATGGCGAGAATGAGATGGGTGGGGATCGAAGAACTTTGAATGtgacggagatggagaagaaggcgatggaaagagagTTTAGGATCGGTGCTGTTGGAGCGGCTGATTCAACTG GTATCCTATTTGCATCGCTCATCTCAATGCCCCTTGAAATAGCACTTTGTCGAAGCCAGGTTGATCAAGGAAGGACAATGTGTCGGGAGCTTTAA